One Kineococcus aurantiacus genomic window carries:
- a CDS encoding DJ-1/PfpI family protein yields the protein MPELQIVVLLFPQVTQLDFTAPAQVFDRLPGSRVHLAWHETAPVVTDCGWSVVPTTTLTDCPPADVLFVPGGEGAFDLFEDEAALDFLRRQAATARWVTSVCTGSFALAAAGLLDGRRATSHWASLGMLAEFGVEPVSERVVVDGRVVTGAGITSGIDFALQLAALECGEDVARGVQLALEYDPAPPFDHGSARTADPETVRRARQRALDSRLARVQRAADRLTGRRGPAAP from the coding sequence GTGCCTGAGCTGCAGATCGTCGTACTGCTGTTCCCGCAAGTGACGCAGCTGGACTTCACCGCGCCGGCGCAGGTCTTCGACCGCCTCCCCGGCTCCCGGGTCCACCTGGCCTGGCACGAGACCGCGCCGGTGGTCACCGACTGCGGCTGGTCCGTCGTGCCCACCACCACCCTGACCGACTGCCCACCGGCGGACGTCCTGTTCGTGCCCGGGGGAGAGGGCGCCTTCGACCTGTTCGAGGACGAGGCCGCGCTGGACTTCCTGCGCCGGCAGGCCGCCACGGCGCGCTGGGTCACCTCAGTGTGCACGGGTTCCTTCGCCCTGGCTGCTGCGGGGCTGCTCGACGGCAGGCGGGCCACCAGTCACTGGGCCTCGCTGGGAATGCTCGCCGAGTTCGGGGTGGAACCGGTGTCCGAGCGCGTGGTCGTCGACGGTCGGGTCGTCACCGGGGCGGGCATCACGTCCGGCATCGACTTCGCGCTGCAGCTGGCGGCGCTGGAGTGCGGTGAGGACGTGGCCCGGGGGGTGCAGCTGGCGTTGGAGTACGACCCGGCGCCTCCCTTCGACCACGGTTCAGCCCGGACGGCTGACCCCGAGACGGTGCGCCGGGCCCGGCAGCGGGCGCTCGACAGCCGTCTGGCGCGCGTCCAGCGGGCGGCTGACCGCCTGACGGGGCGACGGGGTCCTGCCGCGCCCTGA
- a CDS encoding SDR family oxidoreductase, which yields MPVRPSFVVTGAARGVGRVIAERLTRDGPVVVDVTGDLSGDLARRHDDVHLLTGDAGDPAVAVRAAERAEALGPLSGWVNNAAVFCDATLLSAGVEDIERAVTANLVLALTGCHTAVNHYRRHDRPGAIVNVSSHQAQRPVRGALPYATAKAAVEGLTRAVAVDHGPDGIRTNAVALGSITTTRYEQHLAAHPEVAQQMAALHPLGRVGTPAEVADVVAFLLSPGAGFVNGAVVPVDGGRAAHGQDPEAR from the coding sequence GTGCCCGTCCGCCCCTCCTTCGTCGTCACCGGTGCCGCGCGGGGCGTGGGCCGCGTCATCGCCGAACGCCTCACCCGCGACGGGCCGGTCGTCGTCGACGTCACCGGTGACCTCTCCGGTGACCTCGCCCGGCGGCACGACGACGTTCACCTGCTCACCGGTGACGCCGGTGACCCCGCGGTCGCGGTCCGCGCCGCCGAGCGCGCCGAGGCGCTGGGACCGTTGAGCGGGTGGGTCAACAACGCCGCCGTCTTCTGCGACGCCACCCTGCTGAGCGCCGGCGTCGAGGACATCGAGCGGGCCGTCACCGCCAACCTGGTGCTGGCCCTGACCGGCTGCCACACCGCCGTCAACCACTACCGCCGTCACGACCGCCCGGGGGCGATCGTCAACGTCTCCTCCCACCAGGCCCAGCGACCGGTGCGCGGGGCGCTGCCCTACGCCACCGCCAAGGCCGCCGTCGAAGGGCTGACCCGGGCCGTCGCGGTGGACCACGGCCCCGACGGCATCCGCACCAACGCCGTCGCCCTGGGGTCGATCACCACCACCCGCTACGAGCAGCACCTGGCCGCCCACCCGGAGGTGGCGCAGCAGATGGCCGCGCTGCACCCCCTGGGCCGGGTCGGCACCCCGGCCGAGGTCGCCGACGTCGTGGCGTTCCTGCTCTCACCCGGCGCCGGGTTCGTCAACGGCGCCGTCGTGCCCGTCGACGGTGGCCGCGCCGCCCACGGCCAGGACCCCGAGGCGCGGTGA
- a CDS encoding ABC transporter permease, with product MATHALADTARLTGRSLKHVTRSPDTIITTAVMPVAIMLLFVYVLGGAIDTGPRAGSGSYVDYTLPGILLITVAMGVSYTAFRLSTDVQGGFFDRFGSLPIARSAPLWAHVLTSLAANLTSLVLVVGVALLMGFRSGAGVLGWLAAVGVLVLFTLALTWVAVVAGLSATSAEGAGAFSYPLILLPFVSSAFVPTGPMPGPVRWFAEHQPVTSIVDTLRALFAGQPVDAGAWVALTWCVGVLVLAQVLASVVHRRRNA from the coding sequence GTGGCGACGCACGCCCTCGCGGACACCGCCCGCCTGACCGGGCGGTCGCTCAAGCACGTCACGCGCAGCCCCGACACGATCATCACGACCGCCGTCATGCCCGTCGCGATCATGCTGCTGTTCGTCTACGTCCTCGGCGGCGCGATCGACACCGGGCCGCGGGCGGGCTCGGGTTCCTACGTCGACTACACGCTGCCCGGGATCCTGCTCATCACCGTCGCGATGGGCGTCTCCTACACGGCGTTCCGGTTGTCCACCGACGTGCAGGGTGGTTTCTTCGACCGGTTCGGCTCCCTGCCCATCGCCCGGTCGGCGCCGCTGTGGGCGCACGTGCTGACCTCGCTCGCGGCGAACCTCACCTCGCTCGTGCTCGTGGTGGGTGTCGCGCTGCTGATGGGTTTCCGCAGCGGGGCCGGCGTGCTGGGTTGGCTCGCAGCCGTCGGCGTCCTGGTCCTGTTCACCCTGGCGCTGACCTGGGTGGCGGTGGTCGCCGGGTTGTCTGCGACGTCGGCGGAGGGCGCGGGCGCGTTCTCCTACCCGTTGATCCTGCTGCCCTTCGTCAGTTCCGCGTTCGTGCCGACCGGGCCGATGCCCGGGCCGGTGCGGTGGTTCGCCGAGCACCAGCCGGTGACCTCGATCGTGGACACCCTGCGGGCCCTGTTCGCCGGGCAGCCCGTCGACGCGGGCGCCTGGGTGGCGCTGACCTGGTGCGTCGGTGTCCTCGTCCTCGCCCAGGTGCTCGCGTCGGTCGTCCACCGCCGCAGGAACGCCTGA
- a CDS encoding FAD-dependent oxidoreductase has protein sequence MPTPRPPARPGEPVTHADVLVVGAGNAGTSLAAKILRDGARDVAIVEPSPVHRYRPLLNYVGAGRATPADVERPTATVLPEGCRWVQDAVASVDAGTRTVRTARGAVITYTTLVLCPGMREDWAATPGLQDAYAAGWAGSTYVPGSAPLVWPALKGVRRGTVVFTVPPEPAPCGPTALKPALMACDHWRRQGVLGDLDVTVVLPEERALDVAGADEHLEAAFASYGVTVLRRSRVRAVDPVLRSVEVDTPDGTRRLDDVAYAHVVPHYRAPGWITDSGLGGSSPAGLVDVDPLTLRSRDHPDVWALGDAASIGTRSSGGALRKQVKVLAHNLAAARVGRRLRSYDGYTVMPVTTSRKALMLVQADRSGPRPLPLPAPFTPRRSAWWFDRYVLPQVYFRRLLRGKV, from the coding sequence GTGCCCACCCCGCGCCCTCCCGCCCGCCCCGGCGAGCCGGTCACCCACGCCGACGTCCTCGTCGTGGGGGCCGGCAACGCCGGGACCTCCCTGGCCGCCAAGATCCTGCGCGACGGCGCCCGCGACGTCGCGATCGTCGAACCGTCGCCGGTGCACCGCTACCGCCCGCTGCTGAACTACGTCGGGGCCGGCCGGGCCACCCCGGCCGACGTGGAACGCCCCACGGCCACGGTGCTGCCCGAGGGGTGCCGCTGGGTGCAGGACGCCGTCGCGTCGGTCGACGCCGGGACGCGCACCGTGCGGACCGCGCGGGGAGCCGTCATCACGTACACCACGCTGGTGCTGTGCCCCGGGATGCGGGAGGACTGGGCCGCGACCCCGGGCCTGCAGGACGCCTACGCCGCCGGGTGGGCGGGGTCGACGTACGTCCCGGGCTCGGCGCCCCTGGTGTGGCCCGCGCTGAAGGGGGTCCGGCGGGGCACGGTGGTCTTCACCGTCCCGCCCGAACCCGCCCCGTGCGGTCCCACCGCCCTCAAACCGGCCCTGATGGCCTGCGACCACTGGCGCCGCCAGGGCGTGCTGGGCGACCTGGACGTCACCGTGGTGCTGCCGGAGGAGCGGGCGCTGGACGTGGCCGGGGCCGACGAGCACCTGGAGGCCGCGTTCGCCTCCTACGGCGTCACGGTGCTGCGCCGGTCCCGGGTGCGGGCCGTGGACCCGGTGCTGCGCTCGGTCGAGGTGGACACCCCCGACGGCACCCGGCGGCTGGACGACGTCGCCTACGCGCACGTCGTGCCGCACTACCGCGCCCCCGGGTGGATCACCGACAGCGGGCTGGGGGGCTCCTCGCCCGCCGGGCTCGTCGACGTCGACCCGCTGACGCTGCGGTCCCGGGACCACCCCGACGTCTGGGCGCTCGGCGACGCCGCCTCGATCGGCACCCGCTCCTCCGGCGGGGCGCTGCGCAAGCAGGTGAAGGTGCTGGCCCACAACCTCGCCGCCGCCCGCGTCGGGCGCCGGTTGCGCTCCTACGACGGGTACACCGTGATGCCGGTGACGACCTCGCGGAAGGCGCTCATGCTCGTGCAGGCCGACCGCAGCGGACCCCGCCCCCTGCCGCTGCCGGCCCCGTTCACGCCGCGCCGGTCGGCGTGGTGGTTCGACCGGTACGTCCTGCCGCAGGTCTACTTCCGCCGCCTGCTGCGCGGGAAGGTCTGA
- a CDS encoding PhzF family phenazine biosynthesis isomerase codes for MTTRPARRFDQVDVFSPDLLGGNPLAVVHDADGLDDEVLRRFAAWTNLSETAFLLRPTDPRADYRVRILTPDEEFDFAGHPTLGSAQAWLAAGGTPRRDGVVVQECGIGLVEVRTDGERLSFTAPPLLREEPLGPALRERLLRGLHLDGDRLVAGAHLDNGPGWVVVRVPDAATVLALDPDPAELAGLSVGVVGNHPAGHGCAVEVRAFSVSRDGRTLVEDPVTGSLNAAVGQWLGDLPDRYVAAQGARLGRRGRVHVVREGGQVHVGGAARVVVSGQVRL; via the coding sequence GTGACGACCCGCCCGGCCCGACGCTTCGACCAGGTCGACGTGTTCTCCCCCGACCTCCTGGGCGGGAACCCGCTGGCCGTCGTGCACGACGCGGACGGCCTCGACGACGAGGTCCTGCGCCGGTTCGCGGCGTGGACGAACCTGTCCGAGACGGCGTTCCTGCTGCGCCCCACCGACCCCCGCGCCGACTACCGCGTCCGCATCCTCACCCCCGACGAGGAGTTCGACTTCGCGGGGCACCCGACGCTGGGTTCGGCGCAGGCGTGGCTGGCCGCGGGCGGGACCCCCCGGCGCGACGGGGTCGTGGTGCAGGAGTGCGGGATCGGCCTGGTCGAGGTGCGCACCGACGGGGAGCGCCTGAGCTTCACCGCCCCGCCGCTGCTGCGCGAGGAACCGCTGGGGCCCGCGCTGCGCGAGCGCCTGCTCCGGGGCCTGCACCTGGACGGGGACCGGCTGGTGGCGGGCGCGCACCTGGACAACGGGCCCGGCTGGGTGGTGGTGCGGGTCCCCGACGCCGCGACGGTCCTGGCGCTGGACCCCGACCCGGCCGAGCTGGCCGGCCTGTCGGTGGGGGTCGTGGGGAACCACCCCGCCGGGCACGGGTGCGCGGTGGAGGTGCGCGCCTTCAGCGTCTCCCGCGACGGCCGGACCCTCGTGGAGGACCCCGTGACGGGCAGCCTCAACGCGGCCGTGGGGCAGTGGCTGGGCGACCTGCCGGACCGCTACGTCGCGGCCCAGGGCGCCCGGCTGGGCCGCCGCGGCCGGGTGCACGTCGTGCGCGAGGGCGGGCAGGTCCACGTGGGCGGCGCGGCGCGGGTCGTGGTGTCCGGCCAGGTGCGCCTGTGA
- a CDS encoding LysE family translocator — protein sequence MLIAASQVWGLAAACALLIVVPGPSVLFIVGRALSYGRNTALASVVGNAVGCYLVALCVALGLGALLTASTTVFHVLKYLGAAYLLWLGVQAVRHAGHGLHPATPAVPADGRSTTGGRPWRSMRTGVVVAMTNPKPYIVFAAILPPFVDPAAGHVLRQLLVLALVPIVIGLVSDTVWALVAGRARTWLSGTPARLRTTGRVGGVSMIGLGVVLATTDSGH from the coding sequence GTGCTGATCGCCGCCAGCCAGGTGTGGGGCCTGGCCGCGGCCTGCGCCCTGCTGATCGTCGTGCCCGGCCCCAGCGTCCTGTTCATCGTCGGCCGGGCCCTGAGCTACGGCCGCAACACCGCCCTGGCCAGCGTGGTCGGCAACGCCGTCGGCTGCTACCTCGTGGCCCTCTGCGTCGCCCTGGGCCTGGGAGCGCTGCTCACCGCCTCGACGACGGTCTTCCACGTCCTGAAGTACCTCGGCGCGGCCTACCTCCTCTGGCTGGGGGTGCAGGCCGTCCGCCACGCCGGCCACGGCCTGCACCCCGCCACCCCGGCCGTGCCCGCCGATGGACGCAGCACCACGGGTGGGCGGCCGTGGCGCTCGATGCGCACCGGCGTGGTCGTGGCGATGACCAACCCCAAGCCCTACATCGTCTTCGCCGCGATCCTGCCGCCGTTCGTGGACCCCGCCGCCGGGCACGTCCTGCGGCAGCTGCTGGTCCTGGCGCTGGTGCCGATCGTCATCGGGCTGGTCTCCGACACCGTCTGGGCGCTGGTCGCCGGTCGCGCGCGCACGTGGCTGTCCGGCACCCCGGCCCGCCTGCGGACCACCGGTCGGGTGGGAGGCGTGTCCATGATCGGGCTGGGGGTCGTGCTGGCCACCACCGACTCGGGGCACTGA
- a CDS encoding ATP-binding cassette domain-containing protein, translating into MSTATAAGPAIRVRGLQKAYGELEVLRGVDFEVARGSVFALLGSNGAGKTTAVRILSTLLRADAGTVSVDGFDVATRAGRVRESISLTGQFAAVDGILTGRENLVLVAGLRHLRHPGRIADELLARFGLTEAGGRRASMYSGGMRRRLDIAMSLVGDPPVLVLDEPTTGLDPQSRLEVWRSVRELAERGTTVLLTTQQLEEAEALADRIAILHRGRVVVEGTLEELRGLLPPAEVERVEKLPSLEDVFLALVGGERAGGERAGGRAPGTGRG; encoded by the coding sequence GTGAGCACCGCGACCGCTGCCGGGCCCGCGATCCGGGTGCGGGGCCTGCAGAAGGCCTACGGCGAGCTGGAGGTGCTGCGCGGGGTGGACTTCGAGGTGGCGCGCGGGAGCGTCTTCGCGCTGCTGGGCTCGAACGGGGCGGGCAAGACCACCGCCGTGCGCATCCTGTCCACCCTGCTGCGGGCCGACGCCGGGACGGTGAGCGTGGACGGTTTCGACGTCGCGACCCGGGCGGGACGGGTGCGGGAGTCGATCAGCCTCACCGGGCAGTTCGCCGCCGTGGACGGGATCCTCACGGGGCGCGAGAACCTCGTGCTGGTCGCCGGGCTGCGCCACCTGCGGCACCCGGGCCGGATCGCCGACGAGCTGCTCGCCCGGTTCGGGTTGACCGAGGCGGGCGGCCGGAGGGCGTCGATGTACTCCGGGGGGATGCGCCGCCGGCTGGACATCGCCATGAGCCTCGTCGGGGACCCGCCGGTCCTCGTGCTGGACGAGCCGACCACGGGGCTGGACCCGCAGTCGCGCCTGGAGGTGTGGCGGAGCGTGCGGGAACTGGCCGAGCGCGGGACGACGGTGCTGCTGACCACGCAGCAGCTGGAGGAAGCCGAGGCACTGGCGGACCGGATCGCGATCCTGCACCGGGGACGCGTCGTCGTCGAGGGCACGCTGGAGGAACTCCGGGGGCTCCTGCCGCCCGCGGAGGTCGAGCGCGTCGAGAAGCTGCCGTCCCTGGAGGACGTCTTCCTCGCCCTCGTCGGCGGGGAACGAGCCGGCGGGGAACGGGCCGGCGGGCGCGCGCCGGGCACGGGGCGGGGGTGA
- a CDS encoding methyltransferase domain-containing protein — protein sequence MSSPDVQQAYSSLARQYIDLLGSVEAVHRDDLRLIERHLGHLTGPVLDLGCGPGHLTGHLHAAGCEVTGIDLVPEFIAHARRTHPGVPFEVGSLLDVARADASVAGVLAWYSLIHLDPGQLDGALVGVRRLLAPGGVLVVGFFEGAVCEPFEHKVTTAYRWPVEELVGRLAAAGFAEVDRLQRPREGERRPHAVLVVRAV from the coding sequence GTGAGTTCCCCGGACGTCCAGCAGGCCTACTCCTCGCTCGCGCGGCAGTACATCGACCTGCTGGGGTCGGTGGAGGCCGTGCACCGTGACGACCTGCGACTGATCGAACGGCACCTGGGGCACCTGACCGGCCCGGTCCTGGACCTGGGCTGCGGTCCGGGGCACCTGACGGGCCACCTGCACGCCGCGGGGTGCGAGGTGACGGGCATCGACCTGGTGCCGGAGTTCATCGCCCACGCCCGCCGGACCCACCCGGGCGTGCCCTTCGAGGTGGGGTCGCTGCTCGACGTGGCCCGCGCGGACGCCTCCGTGGCCGGGGTGCTCGCGTGGTACTCACTCATCCACCTTGACCCCGGCCAGTTGGACGGTGCCCTGGTCGGTGTCCGCCGGCTCCTGGCCCCGGGTGGGGTGCTCGTCGTGGGTTTCTTCGAGGGCGCGGTGTGCGAACCGTTCGAGCACAAGGTCACGACGGCGTACCGGTGGCCGGTGGAGGAGCTGGTGGGCCGACTCGCCGCGGCCGGCTTCGCGGAGGTCGACCGCCTGCAGCGGCCCCGGGAAGGGGAGCGACGTCCCCACGCGGTCCTGGTGGTCCGGGCCGTCTGA
- a CDS encoding MerR family transcriptional regulator, producing the protein MLTISQLAAHAGVTVAAVRHYHRIGLLPEPDRDRSGYRSYDAAAVVRLIRIHVLASAGVPLARVGDLLDADAQEFTEGVREIDARLRAEVRRLRETRERLARLAAGEQLALPASVVGYLDRLRGLGVEERYVEKERDAWIVIAARMPDQIDAIIADKHERLDDPDLVRLYSLLSSALDWSAEDPRVVETADVLDRIMTRAFAAGDVGGEGPDDEVVALLDAAAAGTSPAAGRLLALLEERGWKGITRVRRVPAAPSRA; encoded by the coding sequence GTGCTCACCATCAGCCAGCTCGCCGCGCACGCCGGGGTGACCGTGGCCGCGGTGCGCCACTACCACCGGATCGGGCTGCTGCCCGAACCCGACCGCGACCGCTCGGGGTACCGCAGCTACGACGCGGCGGCGGTGGTGCGGCTGATCCGCATCCACGTCCTGGCCAGCGCCGGGGTGCCGCTGGCGCGGGTGGGGGACCTGCTGGACGCCGACGCGCAGGAGTTCACCGAGGGCGTCCGGGAGATCGACGCGCGGCTGCGGGCCGAGGTCCGCCGGTTGCGGGAGACCCGCGAGCGGCTGGCCCGGCTCGCCGCCGGTGAGCAGCTGGCGCTCCCGGCCAGCGTGGTCGGCTACCTGGACCGGCTGCGCGGGCTGGGGGTGGAGGAACGCTACGTCGAGAAGGAGCGCGACGCCTGGATCGTCATCGCGGCCCGGATGCCCGACCAGATCGACGCCATCATCGCCGACAAGCACGAGCGCCTGGACGACCCCGACCTCGTGCGGCTCTACAGCCTGCTGAGCAGCGCCCTGGACTGGAGCGCCGAGGACCCGCGCGTGGTCGAGACCGCTGACGTCCTGGACCGCATCATGACGCGGGCGTTCGCCGCCGGCGACGTCGGCGGGGAGGGCCCGGACGACGAGGTGGTCGCCCTGCTGGACGCCGCAGCGGCCGGGACCTCCCCCGCCGCCGGGCGGCTGCTCGCCCTCCTGGAGGAGCGGGGCTGGAAGGGCATCACGCGCGTGCGGCGCGTCCCCGCCGCGCCGAGCCGCGCGTAG
- a CDS encoding sugar porter family MFS transporter, whose amino-acid sequence MVVVALVSAISGLLYGYDTGIISGALLQIGDEFEIGNGWEQLIAASILAGAVIGALTCSRLGERRGRRGTLLVVAVVFVVGTVGAALAPNPELLSLARLVLGFAVGGATQTAPVYVAELAPTKYRGRLVLCFQIAIGVGILLATLVGASEAVDWRVSIGAAAVPAAVMFALMLRLPESPRWLLTADRGDDARRSLERVRPGGADVSGELAEMSELVEEEQRASTRGWRGLREAWVRPALVVGCGLAVFTQLSGIEMIVYYSPTILTDNGFPDSTALRVSVGLGATYLVVQLIGLAVIDRVGRRRLTLLTLPGAALMLIVLGTFFVTGNDGKAQVPWIIATLIAFMAFTAGGIQLMGWLTGSEIYPLATRAAGAAAQSASLWGTNLLITLTLLTVMDTIGTGQTFWLYAAFNVAAFVFLFRKMPELTGHSLEDIESRLRAGRFRPKEFAGGQVDLPADSSSQPGTRLRQ is encoded by the coding sequence GTGGTCGTCGTCGCCCTCGTCTCGGCGATCTCCGGGCTCCTCTACGGCTACGACACCGGCATCATCTCCGGCGCGCTGCTCCAGATCGGCGACGAGTTCGAGATCGGCAACGGCTGGGAGCAGCTCATCGCGGCCTCGATCCTCGCCGGGGCGGTGATCGGTGCGCTGACCTGCAGCCGCCTGGGGGAGCGTCGCGGCCGTCGCGGCACCCTGCTCGTCGTCGCGGTGGTGTTCGTCGTCGGCACCGTCGGGGCCGCGCTGGCCCCGAACCCCGAGCTGCTGTCCCTGGCGCGCCTGGTGCTGGGTTTCGCCGTGGGCGGGGCCACCCAGACCGCCCCGGTGTACGTCGCCGAGCTCGCGCCCACGAAGTACCGCGGCCGGCTCGTGCTGTGCTTCCAGATCGCCATCGGCGTCGGGATCCTGCTGGCCACGCTGGTGGGCGCCAGCGAGGCCGTCGACTGGCGCGTCTCCATCGGCGCCGCGGCCGTCCCCGCGGCCGTCATGTTCGCCCTCATGCTGCGCCTGCCGGAGAGCCCGCGGTGGCTGCTGACGGCGGACCGCGGCGACGACGCCCGGCGGTCCCTGGAACGGGTCCGCCCCGGCGGCGCCGACGTCAGCGGTGAGCTGGCGGAGATGAGCGAGCTCGTCGAGGAGGAGCAGCGGGCCAGCACGCGCGGCTGGCGGGGGCTGCGGGAGGCGTGGGTGCGGCCGGCGCTGGTCGTCGGGTGCGGGCTGGCGGTCTTCACCCAGCTGTCCGGCATCGAGATGATCGTGTACTACTCCCCGACGATCCTCACCGACAACGGCTTCCCCGACAGCACGGCGCTGCGGGTCTCCGTCGGGCTGGGGGCCACGTACCTCGTGGTCCAGCTCATCGGCCTGGCCGTCATCGACCGCGTCGGGCGCCGGCGCCTGACCCTGCTCACCCTGCCCGGGGCCGCGCTGATGCTGATCGTGCTGGGCACGTTCTTCGTCACGGGGAACGACGGCAAGGCGCAGGTGCCGTGGATCATCGCCACCCTCATCGCGTTCATGGCCTTCACCGCCGGCGGCATCCAGCTCATGGGCTGGCTGACCGGCTCGGAGATCTACCCGCTGGCCACCCGGGCCGCCGGGGCCGCCGCGCAGTCGGCGTCGCTGTGGGGGACGAACCTGCTCATCACGCTGACGCTGCTGACCGTCATGGACACCATCGGGACGGGGCAGACGTTCTGGCTGTACGCCGCGTTCAACGTCGCCGCGTTCGTGTTCCTGTTCCGGAAGATGCCGGAACTGACCGGGCACAGCCTGGAGGACATCGAGAGCCGGCTGCGGGCCGGGCGGTTCCGGCCCAAGGAGTTCGCGGGCGGTCAGGTCGACCTGCCGGCGGACAGCTCCAGCCAGCCCGGGACCAGGCTGCGCCAGTAG
- a CDS encoding dihydrofolate reductase family protein, whose translation MGKLVYAANTSLDGHLEDADGAFDWSVPDEEVHAFWNEHERGIGTSLYGRRMYETMRVWEDDEWLAGEPAVVREYAGIWRDADKVVYSSTLAQVPTARTRLERRFDPDAVRRLKETSDRDVSVGGATLGAEAFRHGLVDECLLLLHPVSVGGGRPALPTGLRVDLDLLEVRRFDGGAVLLRHAVRGGA comes from the coding sequence GTGGGCAAGCTGGTCTACGCCGCCAACACCTCGCTCGACGGCCACCTCGAGGACGCCGACGGCGCCTTCGACTGGTCCGTGCCCGACGAGGAGGTGCACGCGTTCTGGAACGAGCACGAGCGGGGGATCGGCACGTCGCTGTACGGCCGGCGCATGTACGAGACCATGCGCGTCTGGGAGGACGACGAGTGGCTGGCGGGCGAACCGGCCGTCGTGCGCGAGTACGCCGGGATCTGGCGCGACGCCGACAAGGTCGTCTACTCCTCGACGCTCGCGCAGGTCCCGACGGCGCGGACGCGGCTGGAGCGGCGCTTCGACCCCGACGCCGTCCGGCGGCTGAAGGAGACCTCGGACCGGGACGTGAGCGTGGGCGGCGCGACGCTGGGGGCGGAGGCGTTCCGGCACGGCCTGGTCGACGAGTGCCTGCTGCTCCTGCACCCCGTGAGCGTCGGCGGGGGCAGACCGGCCCTGCCGACGGGACTGCGGGTCGACCTGGACCTGCTGGAGGTGCGGCGGTTCGACGGCGGCGCGGTGCTGCTGCGCCACGCCGTGCGCGGCGGCGCCTGA
- a CDS encoding DUF1048 domain-containing protein: MSALIEKVVGDIGEKKRWQQYRARVRELPPGHRTAVEALERYLLRRGAITEGGVLVDLHEELVGTFEQAASRGTPIGEVVGADPVRFAEVLLGGYAAGEWIAGERQRLVAAFAAAQAQDGAAS, translated from the coding sequence ATGTCGGCTCTCATCGAGAAGGTCGTCGGCGACATCGGCGAGAAGAAGCGGTGGCAGCAGTACCGGGCGCGGGTGCGGGAACTCCCGCCCGGTCACCGGACGGCGGTCGAGGCGCTGGAGCGGTACCTGCTGCGCCGCGGGGCGATCACCGAGGGCGGTGTCCTCGTGGACCTGCACGAGGAACTCGTGGGGACCTTCGAGCAGGCCGCCTCGCGGGGCACGCCGATCGGCGAGGTCGTCGGCGCCGACCCCGTCCGGTTCGCCGAGGTCCTGCTGGGCGGGTACGCCGCGGGCGAGTGGATCGCCGGGGAGCGGCAGCGGCTGGTCGCCGCGTTCGCCGCCGCGCAGGCGCAGGACGGCGCGGCCTCGTGA